One part of the Chroogloeocystis siderophila 5.2 s.c.1 genome encodes these proteins:
- a CDS encoding SLBB domain-containing protein, which yields MVATTFPSPSWAQVQAPTAAVQENVEYTLDGGDRIRINVFEVPEYSGDYQIPPGGDLYLPLIGRVVIRGLTQNQAAELITTRYARFLRRPIVTVSLIAPRPINVVVSGEVNRPGSYTVGLQGGAGDNPGVQYPTIISALNLAEGVTLAADLRQVQLRRPQGGSLPVQVYNVDLTQLVRSGTVNNDLTLRDGDTIFIPTATSVNLAELRQFASASFAVPANRPRTVTVVGEVNRPGSYVVVGGGVNTAAANDQGGNVGGGNNGLPTVTRAIQLAGGITSDADVRSVIIRRPTKSGTEHRINVNLWDLLKTGDVNQDTLVQEGDTIVVATATDINPAESTELADANFSPATIPVSVVGEVKSPGVLQLPPNTPMNQAILSAGGFNNARARRSTVELVRLNPDGTVTRRNIETNFEQGINEQTNPRLRANDIVVVNRSGIARVGDALGTALGPLGSVINILRFIGF from the coding sequence ATGGTCGCAACTACCTTTCCATCTCCGAGTTGGGCGCAAGTCCAAGCCCCAACAGCAGCCGTACAAGAAAACGTTGAATACACATTGGATGGTGGCGATCGCATCCGCATTAACGTATTTGAAGTCCCTGAGTACAGCGGTGACTATCAAATTCCTCCTGGTGGCGACCTCTATCTTCCCTTGATTGGTCGCGTTGTCATTCGCGGACTAACTCAAAATCAAGCAGCAGAGTTAATTACAACACGCTATGCTCGCTTTCTGAGACGTCCCATTGTTACCGTTAGTTTAATTGCTCCCCGCCCAATCAACGTCGTTGTTTCCGGCGAAGTCAATCGTCCTGGTTCCTACACTGTAGGCTTACAAGGTGGTGCAGGTGATAACCCTGGTGTTCAATACCCCACAATTATTAGCGCGTTGAATCTTGCTGAAGGAGTAACTCTTGCAGCAGATTTACGTCAGGTACAACTGCGCCGTCCTCAAGGTGGTAGTTTACCCGTCCAAGTTTACAACGTCGATCTTACCCAACTTGTTCGCAGCGGAACTGTAAATAATGACCTAACATTACGCGACGGTGACACTATATTTATTCCCACCGCAACAAGCGTCAACTTAGCCGAATTACGTCAATTTGCTTCCGCCAGTTTTGCTGTTCCCGCAAATCGTCCCCGTACTGTCACAGTCGTTGGTGAAGTCAACCGCCCTGGTTCGTACGTTGTCGTCGGCGGCGGCGTGAATACCGCCGCCGCGAATGATCAGGGTGGAAACGTAGGTGGTGGTAATAATGGACTGCCCACAGTCACCCGCGCGATTCAACTGGCAGGTGGTATTACATCCGACGCTGATGTCCGCAGCGTCATCATTCGCCGTCCTACAAAATCAGGTACAGAACATAGAATTAATGTGAATCTTTGGGACTTGTTGAAGACGGGTGATGTCAACCAAGACACCCTCGTACAAGAAGGAGATACGATTGTTGTTGCCACCGCAACAGATATCAACCCTGCTGAATCTACAGAATTAGCCGACGCTAATTTCTCACCAGCGACGATCCCAGTCAGTGTTGTTGGAGAAGTCAAAAGCCCTGGAGTGCTGCAATTACCTCCCAATACTCCAATGAATCAGGCGATTCTTAGTGCGGGAGGATTTAATAATGCTCGCGCCCGCAGAAGTACTGTCGAGTTAGTTCGCCTGAATCCTGACGGAACTGTAACACGACGAAATATCGAAACAAACTTTGAACAAGGTATCAACGAACAAACAAATCCTCGACTGCGTGCTAACGATATTGTCGTCGTCAACCGCTCTGGTATAGCTAGGGTAGGCGATGCTCTTGGAACTGCACTTGGGCCATTGGGTAGTGTCATCAACATCCTCCGCTTTATCGGATTCTAA
- a CDS encoding ABC transporter ATP-binding protein: MNTKIKIKVNPPSTLKERNTTSSLPVLQTYELKKVYRTGFWLNQKVESLKGCSLSVYQGETFGLLGPNGAGKTTLLKLLLGIIRPSGGRGVLLGQPLGDRTCKQKIGYLPENAYYYDYLTGWEFLEMAAGLFQLPTAVQRQRIPELLDLVGLAQPVAKKKQLRQYSKGMLQRIGLAQALINDPEVIFLDEPMSGLDPIGRYQMRKIILLLKDLGKTIFFNSHILSEVEQICDRIAILAQGELICTGSLEELLGQPNIYSIKGQGGDQHMLHQWLHHLVIEHDGSWHGQLQGELDKFLTSLWQTDAQLVAINLARLSLEEFFLQQLRQKGLTGGIDTASAIMP; encoded by the coding sequence ATGAATACAAAGATTAAAATCAAGGTTAATCCACCATCTACTTTAAAAGAAAGAAATACCACGTCATCTTTACCGGTACTACAGACGTATGAACTCAAAAAAGTTTATCGTACTGGCTTTTGGTTAAATCAAAAAGTAGAGTCGCTCAAAGGCTGTTCTCTAAGTGTATATCAAGGAGAAACTTTTGGTTTACTCGGACCAAATGGCGCAGGGAAAACAACATTGTTGAAGCTTTTGCTTGGCATTATTCGTCCTTCGGGAGGGCGTGGTGTGCTATTAGGACAACCGTTAGGTGATCGCACGTGTAAGCAAAAAATCGGCTATTTACCAGAAAACGCTTATTACTATGACTATTTAACAGGTTGGGAATTCCTCGAAATGGCTGCGGGGCTATTTCAGCTTCCTACTGCGGTGCAACGTCAGCGAATTCCTGAATTATTAGATTTAGTTGGTTTAGCGCAGCCTGTTGCTAAGAAAAAACAATTGCGTCAGTACTCGAAGGGAATGTTACAGCGTATTGGTTTAGCGCAAGCCCTGATTAACGACCCTGAAGTTATCTTTTTAGATGAACCGATGTCAGGACTTGACCCTATAGGGCGCTACCAGATGCGTAAAATTATTTTATTGCTCAAAGACTTAGGCAAGACTATTTTCTTTAATAGTCATATCTTATCTGAGGTTGAACAAATTTGCGATCGCATTGCGATTTTGGCACAAGGCGAGTTAATTTGTACAGGTTCGCTAGAGGAGCTTTTAGGTCAACCAAATATTTATAGCATCAAAGGACAGGGTGGCGATCAACATATGTTGCACCAATGGCTGCATCATCTTGTTATTGAACATGATGGCTCTTGGCACGGGCAATTACAAGGTGAATTAGATAAGTTCCTTACCAGTCTTTGGCAAACTGATGCTCAACTTGTAGCCATAAACCTAGCGCGTCTTTCTTTAGAAGAATTTTTCTTACAACAGTTACGGCAAAAAGGGTTAACAGGTGGTATTGATACTGCTTCGGCAATCATGCCGTGA
- a CDS encoding WbuC family cupin fold metalloprotein, which produces MTISQFKRLTQDLLDDIARKARSSPRLRQNYNFHELGEKVQRFINVLQPGTYVRPHRHCRDSGVNGFEFFLVLQGELGMIIMDENGKILNQERVGASSGTRGVELAEGTYHTLVALSPDTIVLELKEGPYDPSTDKEFLECFPAEGTVAARQFVTTWQSYFTDKIADGDRSTV; this is translated from the coding sequence GTGACAATTTCTCAGTTTAAGCGTCTTACTCAAGATTTGTTAGACGATATCGCCCGAAAAGCTCGTAGTAGTCCGAGGCTACGGCAAAATTATAACTTTCACGAGTTAGGTGAAAAAGTTCAACGATTTATCAATGTTCTGCAACCTGGTACGTATGTCCGTCCGCACCGACATTGTAGAGATTCGGGAGTAAATGGCTTTGAATTTTTCCTGGTACTGCAAGGAGAACTAGGAATGATTATTATGGATGAAAACGGTAAGATTCTTAATCAAGAACGCGTTGGTGCGAGTAGCGGTACGCGTGGTGTAGAACTTGCTGAGGGAACTTATCATACGCTCGTGGCTTTGAGTCCAGATACGATAGTTTTGGAACTTAAAGAAGGACCCTATGACCCTAGCACGGATAAAGAATTTTTAGAATGCTTTCCGGCTGAAGGAACTGTAGCAGCTAGACAATTCGTGACGACTTGGCAAAGCTACTTTACAGATAAGATCGCTGACGGCGATCGCAGCACAGTGTAA
- a CDS encoding GNAT family N-acetyltransferase, which translates to MTVFLETPRLLLRNFTEEDANNLYELDSDPEVIRFVNLGIIKGVTAIDIDYETIKNKTLPKWLRYYQEYENYGIWAAIEKTSSEFIGWFHFRPASDNLFYFNLGFYDASEIELGYRLKKAKWHQGYATEGSLALVHKGFLNGNTQRVVSMALANHMASIRVMEKVGLNFVAKYFHPEIEREVVKYALNRNEFNANTSLF; encoded by the coding sequence ATGACAGTTTTCCTAGAAACACCACGCTTACTTTTACGCAACTTCACTGAAGAAGATGCTAACAATTTATATGAACTTGACAGCGATCCGGAAGTTATTCGCTTTGTTAACCTCGGCATTATTAAAGGAGTAACAGCAATAGATATTGATTATGAAACTATTAAAAATAAAACTTTACCCAAATGGTTGCGTTATTACCAAGAATACGAAAATTACGGAATTTGGGCAGCAATCGAAAAAACGAGCAGTGAGTTTATTGGCTGGTTTCACTTTCGACCTGCATCAGATAACTTATTTTATTTCAACTTAGGATTTTATGATGCTTCAGAAATTGAACTTGGTTATCGCTTAAAAAAAGCTAAATGGCACCAAGGTTATGCTACAGAAGGTTCCTTAGCACTTGTCCATAAGGGATTCTTGAACGGAAATACACAACGAGTTGTCTCAATGGCATTAGCAAATCATATGGCATCAATTCGGGTTATGGAAAAAGTAGGACTTAACTTCGTAGCTAAATATTTTCATCCTGAAATTGAGCGAGAAGTTGTTAAATATGCCTTGAATAGAAATGAGTTCAACGCGAACACTTCCTTATTTTGA
- a CDS encoding sulfite exporter TauE/SafE family protein, with translation MLASANLLGLSFGGLIAGILAGFLGIGGGTILVPLMVGLGYTPLQGVATSSLAIVITSISGSIQNWRMGYFDTQRVISLGLPALFTAQIGVYLASKFVSYLLLIAFGLLLLINIYLVDLKKRLTTKNQGKSQRINPAIARLCTGGAAGILAGLFGVGGGVIMVPMQILLLGETIKTAIQTSLGVIILTALAACIGHTLSHNVLFTEGILLGIGGLVGAQMSTRILPKLSDTTISIIFRLMLGLLSLYVFSQAWQSFHSR, from the coding sequence ATGTTAGCTTCAGCAAATTTGCTTGGTTTATCGTTCGGAGGATTAATTGCTGGTATCCTTGCGGGATTTTTAGGAATTGGCGGCGGTACGATTCTAGTTCCACTCATGGTTGGGTTAGGATATACCCCTTTGCAAGGCGTTGCGACGAGTAGCTTAGCAATTGTTATTACATCAATTTCTGGTAGTATTCAAAACTGGCGGATGGGGTACTTTGATACCCAGCGCGTTATTTCTCTGGGACTTCCGGCGCTATTCACTGCCCAAATTGGAGTATATTTAGCGAGTAAATTTGTTTCGTATTTACTCTTGATTGCCTTTGGTTTATTACTCCTAATTAATATTTATCTTGTAGATTTAAAGAAGCGCCTCACAACGAAAAATCAAGGTAAATCTCAACGAATTAATCCTGCGATCGCTCGCTTGTGTACTGGCGGGGCTGCTGGAATTTTAGCAGGTTTATTCGGCGTAGGTGGTGGCGTCATTATGGTGCCAATGCAAATTCTCTTATTAGGAGAAACGATTAAGACTGCAATTCAAACAAGTTTGGGTGTGATTATTCTTACAGCCCTTGCGGCTTGTATAGGACACACTCTTAGTCATAATGTCTTGTTTACTGAAGGTATTCTCTTGGGAATTGGTGGTCTTGTAGGTGCTCAAATGAGTACTCGTATTCTCCCCAAATTATCTGATACTACAATTAGCATTATTTTTCGTTTAATGTTAGGACTACTTTCGCTCTACGTGTTTTCACAGGCTTGGCAAAGTTTTCATAGTCGCTAA
- a CDS encoding efflux RND transporter permease subunit codes for MSFNISAWSIRRPVPTIVLFLMLTILGWFSFTRLGIDTNPNIDIPAVSITVSQPGAGPAELESQVTKQIEDAVASLGNIDSMISTVNDGVSTTVVNFVLGTDSDRATNDVRNAVAQTRQDLPQDISEPIVQRLEFAGGPIMTYAVVSQQQSVEQLSNLVDQTISRALLAVQGVAQIRRVGGVDREIRIDLNPSQLQALGITATQVNDQIRAFNANLPGGRAEVGGSEQTVRTLGSAASVEILSNYQIVLPNGSYVPLSSLGEVSDSFAEPRQAAFLNGEPVVAFEVLRSSGSTLVTVEEGIRKAVAQLAATLPADVDLQLIFTRGDFIRESYESTMHDLILASVLAVLTILLFLRDWRATLITAVALPLSIIPTFFVQQSLGYTLNNMTLLGLALAVGNLVDDAVVEIENLDRHMKMGKTGRQAAFDSSAEVGLAVIATSATIIAVFLPVAFMGGIPGQFFQPFGVTVAVSTIFSTLVARTVTPMMGAYLLKPNSERIHRKSKPHKKPFQPYKSLLTWALRHRLTTLGIALAFFVGSLMLVPMIPKGFIDNGDLGISTVSVELPPGSTLDDTTQVVQRATALIQQNPAVESILATPEVNKATLTVKLKPEQNRDISQSEFEQQIRPQFAKIPGARISFQSQGAAGNNKDLSIVLRSEDPEALNRAAAELERQMRTVPGLVEVASSASLAQPEILVIPDPARAADLGVTVQAIARTASLATLGDSDANLAKFNLSERQIPIRVQIDPEARNDINTFRNLQVPSNNGSLVPLTAVADIRFGSGPAQINRYDRSRQVSVEANLQGIALGDAVDAVNQLPALNPLPPGVVQQQAGDAEIMQEIFGRFGTALALAILCIYAILVLLYNNFFHPFTIMVALPLSLGGTLLALMFAQKALGLYALIGIVLLLGIVTKNSILLVDYTIINQAEGNSQRQALINAGVSRLRPILMTSLSTIAGTLPLALGFGPGAEVRSPMGIAVLGGFTTSTLLTLVVVPVLFTYVDDFQHRLMDFIQSGFNKNRSRVVDDKLAVPASTIEQSNSTLQRK; via the coding sequence ATGTCCTTTAACATCTCTGCTTGGTCTATTCGCCGTCCGGTTCCTACAATCGTTTTATTCTTGATGTTGACGATTTTGGGTTGGTTTTCATTTACCCGATTAGGAATTGATACAAATCCTAACATTGATATTCCGGCGGTTTCCATTACAGTGAGTCAGCCAGGGGCGGGACCTGCGGAACTCGAATCGCAAGTCACAAAGCAAATTGAAGATGCGGTTGCGAGTCTGGGAAACATTGACAGTATGATTTCAACTGTTAACGATGGCGTTTCAACAACGGTTGTTAACTTCGTGTTGGGTACAGATAGCGATCGCGCGACAAACGATGTCCGCAATGCAGTTGCTCAAACGCGCCAAGATCTACCGCAAGATATCAGCGAACCGATCGTCCAACGGTTGGAATTCGCGGGTGGTCCAATCATGACTTATGCTGTTGTTTCGCAACAGCAATCAGTTGAACAATTAAGTAACTTGGTTGATCAAACGATTAGCCGTGCTTTACTCGCGGTGCAAGGTGTCGCGCAAATTCGCCGTGTTGGTGGTGTTGACCGCGAGATTAGGATTGATTTAAATCCATCACAGCTACAAGCGTTAGGAATTACCGCAACACAGGTAAATGACCAAATTCGCGCGTTTAATGCCAATCTACCAGGAGGACGGGCGGAAGTTGGCGGTAGCGAACAAACTGTGAGAACTTTGGGGAGTGCTGCGAGTGTTGAAATTTTAAGCAATTACCAAATTGTCTTACCAAATGGCAGTTATGTGCCTTTGTCGAGTTTAGGAGAAGTAAGTGACAGCTTTGCTGAACCGCGACAAGCTGCTTTTTTAAATGGCGAACCGGTTGTTGCTTTTGAAGTATTGCGTAGTAGCGGTAGTACGCTCGTTACTGTAGAAGAAGGTATTAGAAAAGCGGTAGCGCAATTAGCAGCAACATTACCCGCTGATGTTGATTTGCAACTCATTTTTACGCGGGGTGACTTTATCCGCGAGTCTTACGAAAGCACGATGCACGATCTCATTCTTGCATCGGTGTTAGCTGTGTTAACGATTCTGCTATTTTTACGCGATTGGCGGGCGACGTTAATTACAGCGGTAGCTTTGCCTTTATCAATTATTCCGACGTTTTTCGTGCAACAAAGCTTGGGCTACACGCTCAATAATATGACTTTGTTAGGGTTAGCACTTGCGGTAGGAAATTTAGTCGATGATGCTGTGGTCGAAATTGAAAACCTCGATCGCCACATGAAGATGGGAAAAACAGGGCGTCAAGCAGCTTTTGACTCTTCGGCTGAAGTCGGGCTAGCGGTAATTGCGACATCTGCAACAATTATTGCGGTATTCCTTCCTGTGGCATTTATGGGGGGTATTCCTGGTCAATTTTTCCAACCTTTTGGTGTCACAGTTGCGGTATCTACAATATTTTCGACGCTAGTAGCACGAACAGTCACGCCAATGATGGGAGCGTATTTGCTCAAGCCAAATTCAGAGAGAATTCACCGCAAGTCTAAACCCCACAAAAAACCGTTTCAGCCGTATAAATCTTTGCTGACCTGGGCATTACGCCATCGTTTAACAACGCTCGGAATTGCGTTGGCGTTCTTTGTTGGTAGCTTGATGTTAGTGCCAATGATTCCCAAAGGATTTATTGATAACGGTGATTTGGGAATTTCTACAGTTTCTGTGGAATTACCGCCAGGTTCGACTTTAGATGACACAACGCAAGTCGTACAACGCGCAACCGCCTTAATTCAGCAAAATCCTGCGGTAGAAAGTATCTTAGCAACGCCGGAAGTTAATAAAGCAACGCTGACAGTCAAGCTGAAACCCGAACAAAATCGTGATATCTCGCAAAGCGAGTTTGAACAACAAATTCGTCCGCAATTTGCTAAAATTCCAGGCGCAAGAATTAGTTTCCAAAGCCAAGGTGCGGCGGGAAATAATAAAGACCTCTCGATTGTTTTAAGAAGTGAAGACCCTGAAGCATTAAATCGCGCTGCGGCTGAATTAGAAAGGCAAATGCGCACAGTTCCAGGTTTAGTTGAAGTTGCATCATCTGCTAGTTTGGCGCAGCCAGAAATCTTGGTCATTCCCGATCCAGCAAGGGCGGCGGATTTAGGAGTTACGGTACAGGCGATCGCCCGCACCGCATCCCTTGCGACTTTAGGTGATAGCGATGCGAATTTAGCTAAATTTAACTTGAGCGAACGCCAAATTCCGATTCGCGTTCAAATTGACCCTGAAGCACGTAACGACATCAATACCTTTAGAAACTTACAAGTTCCTAGTAATAACGGTTCGTTGGTTCCGTTAACAGCTGTCGCTGATATTCGTTTTGGCAGTGGTCCTGCCCAAATTAATCGTTACGATCGCTCGCGTCAAGTCTCGGTAGAAGCAAACTTACAAGGTATCGCATTAGGAGATGCGGTAGATGCAGTTAATCAACTTCCGGCGTTGAATCCGCTACCCCCAGGAGTTGTGCAGCAACAAGCGGGTGATGCTGAAATTATGCAGGAAATCTTTGGTCGCTTTGGTACGGCTTTAGCACTCGCAATTCTCTGTATTTATGCAATTCTCGTGTTGCTGTACAACAACTTTTTCCACCCATTCACGATTATGGTAGCGTTGCCATTATCTTTGGGTGGTACGCTACTGGCATTGATGTTTGCGCAAAAAGCTTTAGGGTTATATGCCTTGATTGGAATTGTGCTGTTGCTGGGTATCGTCACAAAAAACTCGATTCTCTTAGTCGATTACACAATCATCAATCAAGCAGAAGGAAATTCACAACGACAAGCATTAATCAATGCTGGTGTCTCGCGTCTGCGTCCTATTTTAATGACTTCGTTATCTACGATTGCGGGAACCTTACCCCTTGCGCTTGGCTTTGGTCCTGGTGCTGAAGTCCGCAGCCCGATGGGAATCGCTGTATTAGGTGGTTTTACAACTTCTACATTATTAACGTTAGTGGTAGTCCCTGTCTTATTTACTTATGTCGATGACTTCCAACACCGACTGATGGATTTCATACAGAGTGGATTTAATAAAAATCGCAGCCGTGTTGTTGATGATAAATTAGCTGTGCCAGCTAGTACTATTGAGCAGTCAAACAGTACACTGCAACGGAAATAA
- a CDS encoding efflux RND transporter periplasmic adaptor subunit translates to MTQKVEVDDQLESKEVIVVDNANYKKVPLRSRQNWLIPLVVGTGLGVAIAFGGMRFVSRPTTAPNQTPQQIAPPSMSVTVEPVRSTQVARSLNVTGTIAARDLISVLPQTNGLQIRQILVREGESVREGQAMAILDDAVIRAQIDQASANIESAQAVVGQRQAALAQARASLAEAERNLQRYEQLARNGAISRQELDTRATATATAREAVRVAQANISSAEADVRSSRAGLQQLQTQLGQTVVRAPVSGLVAEAIAKIGDVASGSQPLFSIIQNNALELAAQVPAVQLPQVKVGAPARVTSDTDSRVQLQGRVREIAPLVDTQSRQATVRIDLPPTSLLRPGMFARAAITSATVPGITVPAKAVVPQPDGNGRVFVLVGEDTVQARSVELGEVLNDGNIEIRSGLNPGDRVVVSGAGYLNDGDRVRVVEGS, encoded by the coding sequence GTGACCCAAAAAGTGGAAGTAGACGATCAGCTTGAGTCTAAAGAAGTGATCGTTGTGGATAATGCGAACTACAAAAAAGTTCCGTTGCGATCGCGTCAAAATTGGCTGATTCCGTTAGTAGTTGGTACAGGGTTAGGCGTAGCGATCGCTTTTGGGGGAATGCGCTTTGTTTCGCGTCCGACGACCGCACCAAACCAAACGCCGCAGCAAATAGCACCTCCAAGCATGAGTGTGACGGTGGAACCAGTTCGCAGTACACAGGTAGCGCGATCGCTGAATGTCACTGGTACAATTGCGGCGCGTGATTTAATTTCTGTATTACCGCAAACCAATGGTTTACAAATTCGGCAGATTTTAGTACGCGAAGGCGAAAGTGTCCGTGAAGGGCAGGCAATGGCAATTTTAGATGATGCAGTTATTCGCGCGCAAATCGACCAAGCCAGCGCAAATATCGAATCTGCACAAGCCGTAGTTGGTCAAAGACAAGCCGCTTTAGCCCAAGCCCGCGCTAGTTTAGCCGAAGCTGAACGTAACCTACAGCGCTACGAACAACTTGCAAGGAATGGGGCAATTAGCCGCCAAGAATTAGACACACGTGCCACAGCAACAGCGACCGCCCGCGAAGCCGTCCGCGTTGCGCAAGCAAATATTAGTAGTGCTGAAGCTGATGTACGTAGTAGCCGCGCCGGTTTACAACAATTACAAACGCAATTGGGACAAACTGTAGTCCGCGCGCCCGTGAGTGGTTTAGTGGCCGAAGCGATCGCCAAAATCGGCGATGTCGCCAGTGGTTCACAACCCTTATTTTCCATCATTCAAAACAACGCTTTAGAACTCGCCGCCCAAGTTCCGGCGGTACAGCTACCACAAGTGAAAGTCGGCGCACCTGCTAGAGTAACCTCCGATACAGATTCGCGCGTTCAGTTACAAGGACGCGTACGCGAAATTGCGCCATTAGTCGATACACAAAGCCGCCAAGCCACAGTCCGCATCGATTTACCTCCAACGTCTTTGCTACGTCCAGGAATGTTCGCACGCGCAGCGATTACCTCTGCAACTGTCCCTGGAATCACAGTTCCAGCAAAAGCTGTCGTTCCACAACCTGATGGTAATGGAAGGGTTTTTGTACTAGTCGGTGAAGATACCGTTCAAGCCCGATCGGTTGAACTCGGAGAAGTTCTCAATGATGGCAACATCGAAATCCGCAGCGGTTTAAATCCAGGCGATCGCGTCGTTGTTTCTGGTGCTGGCTATCTTAACGATGGCGATCGCGTACGTGTAGTAGAAGGAAGTTAG
- a CDS encoding ABC transporter permease — MNWWQRLKKNPLARFGAVLLLVFYIAVFAADFVAPYDPYTSQLNGSLLPPTQVYWRNTAGEFIGPHVYPTTQGQTDLETGDRELIVDYTNPAGLRLLTRGYTYNLFRLTLPLPPTFEEVEIFSGIPVNLHLFGTTGEARFNLLGTDEQGRDQFSRLLHGGRISLSIGLVGIAITFPLGMLIGGISGYFGGLVDSTLMRIVEVLMTIPSIYLLVALAAVLPPGLSSTQRFVLIVLITSFIGWAGLARVIRGQVLSIKEREFVQAAKSMGANPFYIIARHVLPQTATYIIISATLAVPGFIVAESVLSLIGLGIQQPDPSWGNMLSLATNASILVLQPWLIWPPALLIILTVLAFNLLGDGLRDALDPRSLRR; from the coding sequence ATGAACTGGTGGCAAAGACTTAAGAAAAATCCTCTCGCCCGCTTTGGTGCTGTATTACTCCTCGTTTTTTACATTGCAGTCTTTGCGGCGGATTTTGTCGCCCCTTACGACCCCTATACATCACAACTTAATGGTTCGCTACTACCACCAACGCAAGTTTACTGGCGTAATACCGCAGGAGAGTTTATTGGACCACACGTTTACCCGACAACACAAGGGCAAACTGATTTAGAAACAGGCGATCGCGAACTGATCGTAGACTATACAAATCCTGCTGGGTTACGTTTATTAACTCGTGGCTATACCTATAACTTATTTCGCTTGACTTTACCCTTACCGCCAACGTTTGAAGAAGTAGAAATTTTCAGCGGTATTCCTGTAAACCTACATTTATTTGGTACGACTGGCGAAGCAAGATTTAATCTTTTAGGCACTGACGAGCAAGGGCGCGATCAATTTAGTCGCTTACTGCACGGAGGTAGAATTAGCCTCAGTATTGGTTTAGTCGGTATTGCAATTACCTTTCCTTTAGGAATGCTTATCGGTGGTATTTCCGGCTATTTTGGCGGTTTAGTTGATAGCACATTGATGCGCATCGTCGAAGTACTGATGACAATTCCTAGCATTTATCTGTTAGTTGCCTTAGCCGCCGTTTTACCACCAGGATTAAGCAGTACTCAACGATTTGTTTTGATTGTGTTGATTACTTCATTTATCGGCTGGGCGGGTTTAGCACGAGTCATTCGCGGACAAGTTCTCTCGATTAAAGAACGCGAATTTGTGCAAGCTGCAAAATCGATGGGTGCAAATCCGTTTTATATCATCGCGCGCCATGTTTTGCCGCAAACAGCAACTTACATTATTATTTCAGCAACGTTAGCTGTACCAGGTTTTATTGTTGCTGAGTCAGTATTAAGTTTAATAGGATTGGGAATTCAGCAACCCGATCCATCGTGGGGTAATATGCTATCGCTCGCGACAAACGCCTCAATTCTAGTACTCCAACCCTGGCTAATTTGGCCTCCCGCATTACTGATTATTCTCACCGTCTTAGCTTTCAATTTACTCGGTGATGGCTTACGCGATGCGCTCGATCCTCGCAGTTTGCGACGGTAG
- the tsaB gene encoding tRNA (adenosine(37)-N6)-threonylcarbamoyltransferase complex dimerization subunit type 1 TsaB: protein MSIVRLQPPQYGLAIHTSSPELGFALSNFTNDSRAATWNLGRDISNLLHQYLIEFIQPQTWQDLAFIAVAKGPGGFTGTRIGVVTARTLAQQLNIPVFAISSLASVAWLHHTIEPTSVYAIQLPAQRGQLHTAIYQANTEGNGLTALLSDTVLTPEAWQAKLDSCNGYKLIDAQNYLGTSVSSLLELAYCDWQQGARPKWSEALPFYGQHPV, encoded by the coding sequence ATGTCTATTGTTCGTCTTCAGCCACCTCAGTATGGTCTTGCGATTCATACAAGTAGTCCAGAATTAGGCTTTGCGCTAAGTAACTTTACGAATGACTCGCGCGCAGCAACATGGAATCTCGGACGCGATATATCGAACTTGTTACATCAGTATTTAATTGAGTTTATTCAACCCCAAACTTGGCAAGATTTAGCATTCATTGCTGTAGCCAAAGGACCAGGCGGTTTTACGGGAACTCGAATCGGTGTCGTCACAGCGCGGACTTTAGCACAACAATTAAATATTCCCGTATTTGCGATTTCGAGTTTAGCATCTGTTGCTTGGTTGCACCACACAATTGAACCAACATCAGTATATGCTATTCAGCTTCCTGCACAGCGCGGTCAACTACATACTGCAATCTATCAAGCTAACACTGAAGGAAACGGCTTGACTGCTTTACTATCAGATACCGTATTAACTCCGGAAGCATGGCAAGCCAAATTAGATAGCTGTAATGGATACAAGTTAATTGATGCGCAAAATTATTTGGGAACTTCGGTGAGTAGCTTATTAGAACTGGCATACTGCGATTGGCAGCAAGGGGCGCGTCCTAAATGGTCAGAAGCATTACCTTTTTATGGTCAACATCCTGTATAG